The sequence TGCAATCCATGGAAAATCAAATTCTTTTCCGTTGTGGGCGCAAAGAATGACATTATAAAGCCTTGGACTGTTGAAGAGTTCTCCAAATTCCTGGAGCATTTTTTTTTCATCATGCCCTGAAAAGCTTTTGATCTTTAAAGTTTCATTCTTCTCCACCATTCCGATCGTGATGCAGATGATTTTACCGAATTCTGCCATAATTCCGGCCCTGTCATAAAATTCAGCTGCCGAAACATCTTCTTTTCTCTGGAATCTGGTTTTCTTATCCCAAAGATGCTGATCTGTTTCAGATAAATCGTCCCATGATCCAGCCTGTGGAACGGTTTCAATATCAAGGAATAAGACCTTTTCTAATGGTATGTTTTGTATCATTGTGTGTTTTTTATTTACTATCCTACCTGCATTCCGTTTTTAGTAGGTAATGAAGGGGCTAAAAGAGTGACATCATTTTTATCTTCTCCATATAATCCGAGAACTAAACATTCGCTGAAGAAGTTGGCAATCTGTTTTTTAGGAAAGTTAACCACTGCCAGAATCTGTTTTCCTACCAATTCTTCTTTCTGATAAAGAGAAGTGATTTGTGCAGATGATTTCCTGATTCCTAAGTCACCAAAATCAATCTCCAATTGATAGGAAGGGTTTCTGGCTTTTTCAAAATCATTTACTGAAAGAATGGTTCCGCATCTGATGTCTATTTTTTCAAAATCTGCCCAGGTTATGTCTGGTTTTACGTTCATGGTAATGTATTAATTAAATGTTCCACTTCTATTTTCTGTTCTGCATATTTCTGTTGTAATTCTGAACCTTCGCCCATTCTTTTATAATATTCCAGGGCTTTTCCGCCAAAGAACTTTTTATGAAAGGCCGAAACCTCAGGAACTTGTGGGAAAACCTTGTGAAAAAGCATTTCATAGTAAGCCTGAAACTCTCTTTCATTTTTATCTTCAATTACCTGCCCCGGAGCCTTTTGTCTTACATGAAGCATTTCGTGGGCTACCATATTGAGGACAAGATTCAGATCAAAATCAAATAAATTTCTAGGAATCATCACGGTTTGAGGTCCTCCCAATTCTCCTTCTGCAGTAAGAAGCATCGAAGTAGGGGAAAGCTCTTCCCTGAAACCAAACCCTGCAAAATTGTCATGTTCCAGATCAAAAGAATGAATCAGATATTTTGCCGCATCCAGAATCTGATTATGTTCTTTATAGGCTTCAAGGTGTAGATTTACCTGCTCGAAATTCATTTGAAGTATGTTTTATAACAAATGTATTAAAATATTGAGAATTAGAGTATGTTTTGAAAGATAACCTTTATTGAAAAAAAATTATGGGGAACAATCAAATAGAATTAGATAATGCGCCTCAAAACTCAAAAAACAACAAAAGGGATTATTAAATAGATTTTCAATTGTACCCTTCCAAATATAAAAATCTGTGTCTGTATTCATTCATAAGTTCTTTGCAACTTTACACCAAGAAAAACGTATAATAACAGACGCATGAAAATTACACTAGTAGGCTTTAAAAAAGAAGACCGTTTTTCGGTGGGAGTAGCCAATGATGAGGATACGGAACTGATTAATTTTCTGAACAACAAAGGTCTGAATATTGTTCCCACCATTTGGAATGATGAAAACCTGAACTGGAGTCAGTTTGATGTGGCTATTATCAAGTCTCCGTGGGATTATCATAACCATTTGCATGAATTTCTGAACTGGCTGGATCATCTTGAAAGATTAGGAATTAAAGTGTTAAATCCAGTGGAAATCATCAAATGGAATTCTGATAAACATTACCTGAAAGATATTGCCGATAAGCAACTTCCGGTCATTGCCTCAGAATATCTGGAAAAAGGATCTTCTTTTGGTAAACATTTTTTTGA is a genomic window of Chryseobacterium nakagawai containing:
- a CDS encoding 3'-5' exonuclease, which codes for MIQNIPLEKVLFLDIETVPQAGSWDDLSETDQHLWDKKTRFQRKEDVSAAEFYDRAGIMAEFGKIICITIGMVEKNETLKIKSFSGHDEKKMLQEFGELFNSPRLYNVILCAHNGKEFDFPWIARRYLINGMQPPAPFQMFGKKPWEIPHIDTMELWKFGDYKSFVSLELLAHVFGIPTPKDDIDGSMVSSIYYIEKDLQRIVDYCEKDVLTLANIFRRMRQEDLLKRNINLD
- a CDS encoding tRNA-binding protein; the protein is MNVKPDITWADFEKIDIRCGTILSVNDFEKARNPSYQLEIDFGDLGIRKSSAQITSLYQKEELVGKQILAVVNFPKKQIANFFSECLVLGLYGEDKNDVTLLAPSLPTKNGMQVG